Proteins encoded by one window of Spirochaetota bacterium:
- the rplP gene encoding 50S ribosomal protein L16, with translation MFAPARSKFRKHHRGRMKGMAKRGSDFAFGDYGLISTEPCWVKDKQIEAARVAIMRYMKRVGKLWIRIFPDKPYTKKPAETRMGKGKGNPEFWVAVVKPGRMLFEMAGVDEATAREAFRLARFKLPVITKFVKREG, from the coding sequence ATGTTTGCCCCGGCTCGTTCCAAGTTCAGAAAACATCATCGCGGCCGGATGAAAGGAATGGCCAAGCGCGGGAGCGATTTTGCGTTCGGTGATTATGGTCTCATCTCGACAGAACCGTGCTGGGTGAAGGACAAGCAGATTGAGGCGGCGCGTGTCGCCATTATGCGCTATATGAAGCGTGTCGGTAAGCTCTGGATACGCATATTCCCGGACAAGCCGTACACGAAAAAGCCCGCTGAAACGCGGATGGGGAAAGGCAAAGGGAACCCGGAATTCTGGGTGGCCGTTGTTAAGCCGGGCAGAATGTTGTTCGAAATGGCCGGAGTTGACGAAGCGACAGCGCGTGAGGCGTTCAGGCTTGCGAGGTTCAAGCTTCCGGTGATAACGAAATTCGTGAAGCGCGAAGGGTAA
- the rpmC gene encoding 50S ribosomal protein L29 has product MAKKDKTKTSFSDMNPEQLKAKLAETEAEHQKRRFTKVTGELTQTHLIKAARRDVARIKTMMRKHSLAKQ; this is encoded by the coding sequence ATGGCGAAGAAAGATAAGACAAAAACATCGTTCAGCGACATGAATCCCGAGCAGCTTAAGGCGAAGCTTGCGGAGACAGAGGCGGAGCATCAGAAGCGGCGGTTCACGAAGGTCACCGGCGAGTTGACGCAGACGCATCTCATCAAAGCGGCGCGTCGTGATGTGGCAAGAATAAAAACAATGATGCGCAAGCATTCGCTTGCGAAGCAATAA